A single region of the Dryobates pubescens isolate bDryPub1 chromosome 11, bDryPub1.pri, whole genome shotgun sequence genome encodes:
- the FPGT gene encoding fucose-1-phosphate guanylyltransferase codes for MPAAGKRSEARRDATARRLQRFAALRGRVAEAGEFWDVVVVTAADAEQERAFREQLGDKLRRKELPLGTQYHVCTDPPGPKIGNGGSTLHVLQCLEDLYGDRWTSLTVLIIHSGGYSQRLPSASALGKIFTAVPLGDPVYQMLELKLAMYIDFPRHMAPGVMVACSDDIELYSAGGAEPLAFRREGFTALAHPSELAVGTTHGVFVLEPAHASGSGGPEPAPCRRFLHKPDVGTMRRCGAVRAKPGRAGPGAAGERGQPAPGRECVYTDSVFYIHHGTARRLLAFYKQMGSLCCEIDAYGDFLQALGPGATPDYTTHAGNAVKEDSRLAEVRQKLFSLLKGTALNVLVLNNSKFYHVGTTQEYLSHFTADSKLSFELGLLPVAFSISSGTLDPSASVIQSVLEPGCVVGPGSVIEYSRIGPEVSVGKGCIISGSHIDVKVDVPSKCFLSSLSVRVNGQVRYVSMAFGVEDDLKRRVKALSDIHSLQFFGVSLLECLDLWGVKVSHQLFSGDSTQLGLWAVRIFPVCSTLSESVRMALKMLSSVQHRSAFDLGSCKLLSVEEMLSYKDVEDMLKFRKQIYDEIHLQRAKEKPDA; via the exons ATGCCGGCGGCAGGGAAGCGCAGCGAGGCCAGGCGGGACGCCACGGCCCGGCGGCTGCAGCGCTTCGCGGCGCTCCGAG GGAGAGTGGCTGAGGCCGGCGAGTTCTGGGACGTGGTGGTGGTGACGGCGGCGGACGCGGAGCAGGAGCGGGCTTTCCGGGAGCAGCTGGGCGACAAGCTGCGGAGGaaggagctgcccctgggaaCGCAGTACCATGTCTGCACGGATCCTCCCGGGCCCAAAATCG GAAATGGTGGCTCAACACTCCACGTTTTGCAGTGCTTGGAAGATCTCTACGGTGATAGATGGACTTCTCTGACTGTGCTGATAATTCATTCTG GTGGCTACAGCCAACGCTTACCAAGCGCGAGCGCCCTGGGGAAGATCTTCACAGCGGTGCCCCTGGGGGATCCTGTTTAccagatgctggagctgaagCTGGCCATGTACATTGACTTCCCCAGGCACATGGCGCCGGGAGTCATGGTCGCCTGCTCGGACGACATCGAGCTGTACAGCGCTGGCGGGGCAGAGCCGCTCGCGTTCCGGCGGGAGGGCTTCACCGCCTTGGCCCACCCTTCCGAGCTGGCGGTGGGCACCACCCACGGGGTGTTTGTGCTGGAGCCGGCCCACGCCTCGGGCAGCGGCGGGCCGGAGCCCGCGCCGTGCCGGCGCTTCCTGCACAAGCCTGACGTGGGGACGATGCGGCGGTGCGGCGCGGTGCGCGCCAAAcccggccgggccgggccgggcgccGCCGGAGAGCGCGGCCAGCCGGCGCCGGGCCGCGAGTGCGTGTACACTGACAGCGTCTTCTACATCCaccacggcacggcacggcggCTGCTGGCCTTCTACAAGCAGATGGGCTCTCTGTGCTGTGAGATAGACGCTTATGGCGACTTCCTGCAGGCCCTGGGGCCGGGAGCCACTCCGGATTACACCACCCACGCCGGTAACGCCGTGAAAGAGGACTCACGGCTGGCGGAGGTACGGCAGaagctcttctccctgctgaagGGAACTGCGCTGAACGTTCTGGTCTTGAACAACTCCAAGTTCTACCACGTTGGAACCACTCAGGAGTATCTGTCTCACTTCACAGCAGACAGCAAACTGAGCTTTGAGCTTGGCTTGCTGCCCGTGGCCTTCAGCATCTCCTCGGGCACCTTGGATCCGTCAGCGAGCGTCATCCAGAGCGTCCTGGAGCCAGGGTGTGTTGTTGGACCTGGGTCTGTTATTGAGTACTCCAGAATTGGGCCTGAGGTCTCAGTAGGGAAGGGCTGCATCATTAGTGGGTCACACATCGATGTGAAGGTAGATGTACCTTCCAAGTGCTTCCTGAGCTCGCTGAGTGTCAGAGTGAACGGGCAGGTGAGGTATGTCAGCATGGCGTTTGGTGTGGAGGACGACCTGAAAAGGCGTGTGAAGGCCTTGTCAGACATCCACTCACTCCAGTTCTTTGGAGTCAGCTTGCTGGAGTGCTTGGACCTTTGGGGTGTGAAGGTTTCCCACCAGCTCTTCTCTGgtgacagcacacagctggggtTGTGGGCTGTGAGGATCTTCCCAGTTTGCTCTACTTTGAGTGAATCTGTCAGAATGGCCTTAAAaatgctgagctctgtgcagcacaggTCAGCCTTCGACCTGGGCAGCTGTAAGCTCTTGTCTGTGGAAGAAATGCTCTCCTACAAGGATGTAGAAGACATGCTCAAGTTCAGGAAGCAAATTTATGATGAAATCcatctgcagagagcaaaaGAGAAGCCTGATGCGTAG